One segment of Gadus chalcogrammus isolate NIFS_2021 chromosome 8, NIFS_Gcha_1.0, whole genome shotgun sequence DNA contains the following:
- the rpl5a gene encoding 60S ribosomal protein L5a, which yields MTRVYRSPGSSLHDSLRPWTRVFHSLHSHLLQIAYAKIEGDHIVAAAYSHELPKYGITVGLTNYAAAYCTGLLLARRLLSKFGLDQVYDGQVEVTGDEFNVESVDGQPGAFTCYLDAGLARTTTGNKVFGALKGAVDGGLAIPHSLKRFPGYDVESKEFNADLHRKHIMGMNVSNYMTYLMEEDEDAYKKQFSRFIKNGVAPDTVEEMYKKAHAGIRASPIHVKKPKKDVKKKRWNRAKLSLAQRKDRVAQKKASFLRAQEQEAGDG from the exons ATGACACGCGTCTACAGGTCACCGGGCAGCAGTCTCCACGACAGCCTGCGACCGTGGACCCGAG TCTTTCATTCTCTCCACTCCCATCTGTTGCAGATTGCTTATGCAAAGATCGAGGGAGACCACATAGTGGCTGCAGCCTACTCCCATGAGCTGCCCAAATATGGCATCACCGTCGGCCTGACTAACTATGCCGCGGCCTACTGCACTGGCCTGCTGCTGGCTCGCCGG CTCCTCAGCAAGTTTGGGCTGGACCAAGTGTACGACGGGCAGGTGGAGGTGACGGGCGACGAGTTCAACGTGGAGAGCGTGGACGGACAGCCGGGGGCCTTCACCTGCTACCTGGATGCCGGCCTGGCCAGGACCACCACGGGCAACAAGGTGTTCGGAGCACTGAAGGGGGCGGTGGACGGAGGGCTTGCTATTCCTCACAG TCTAAAACGGTTCCCTGGTTATGATGTGGAGAGCAAAGAGTTCAACGCAGATTTGCACCGGAAACACATCATGGGTATGAACGTGTCCAACTACATGACCTACCTgatggaggaggacgaagacGCCTACAAGAAGCAGTTCTCCAGGTTCATCAAGAACGGAGTCGCGCCAGACACA GTAGAAGAAATGTACAAAAAAGCACACGCCGGCATCAGAGCAAGTCCAATTCACGTAAAGAAACCCAAAAAAGACGTCAAGAAGAAGAG GTGGAACCGCGCCAAGTTGTCTCTGGCACAGAGGAAGGACCGCGTCGCCCAGAAAAAGGCCAGCTTCCTTCGAGCGCAAGAACAAGAGGCAGGGGACGGTTAG
- the rpap2 gene encoding putative RNA polymerase II subunit B1 CTD phosphatase rpap2, which yields MSAKKVSGSKAVKARHAEEEARRREVLKEALRDKLDLEKRALQVVERLLEDSVPEDFLIDCAKFITPANFKDVNEERFIAKMCGYPICENKLGKVPTQLFKISTRNNKVYDITERKYFCSNFCYKAAKEFELKISTTPLWLRHHESPRQITLLRKGDGGSTGAEVKIAVRRLQEEDIEGPAVALSAPSDPQRPRGLHAPGSLHSDDSDDEQGFVSSIVTGEGPGPRVHWGELPPRTDPPGHTQRQGKEEEEEEEEEEGRHQEGESIVEERGEVGGESVVCKTEDGAGLGGTLNLDAAHAPLPSVQQTPGESGQESSVPAQSVEVEEAVALLKACSIAQQVEDTAPVHTGTGPLQGAPGDGTENKPLTESSQTLDPRPARDVSPPARPCPTPGLDVTQVGMSKRGAAGLRELLLLHHGPAQPNSLRENLLESLRRTLNEWRTDGTRVFLYGPDPAPVTGSEEEKDEGLGEEELDEDDLEEDVVVVVAGRMEDGGRGLRARPSAPAPDYDTLQQETREQELRVQEFYQGSCVLPGDAEQPAGHPQAPAQGRDTKDPILPLVDSQAQTLIQKRITVDQLTRSLRNIVGPLGLTMTDVSTHLNDLVRTFSFTNTNIIHRPPEWTLIAVVLLHLLAEVSAAVQGALAAPGSVQHVNKLLRELSLQRPDLLTLLQLFRTLAH from the exons ATGTCTGCTAAAAAAG TATCAGGTAGCAAGGCAGTGAAAGCCAGACACGCCGAAGAGGAAGCGAGGAG GAGAGAAGTGTTGAAGGAAGCTCTGAGAGACAAGCTGGACCTGGAGAAGAGGGctctgcaggtggtggagcggCTGTTGGAAGACAGTGTGCCTGAAGACTTCCTCATAGACTGT GCTAAGTTCATCACCCCCGCCAACTTCAAAGACGTCAATGAGGAGAGATTCATTGCTAAAATGTGTGGATATCCTATATGTGAGAATAAACTGGGCAAG GTTCCAACTCAACTGTTTAAAATCTCAACCAGGAACAACAAAGTCTACGACATCACTGAACGCAAG tacttttgcagTAATTTCTGCTACAAAGCCGCAAAGGAGTTTGAGCTAAAGATCTCGACCACCCCTCTGTGGCTCCGGCACCATGAGAG CCCTCGACAAATCACACTGCTGAGGAAGGGAGATGG CGGCAGCACCGGTGCGGAGGTGAAGATAGCTGTGAGGCGTCTGCAGGAGGAAGACATCGAGGGGCCCGCCGTGGCCCTCAGCGCGCCCTCGGACCCCCAGCGCCCCAGGGGTCTCCACGCCCCCGGCTCCCTCCACAGCGACGACAGTGACGACGAGCAGGGCTTTGTTTCCAGTATCGTCACCGGCGAGGGCCCCGGACCCAGGGTGCACTGGGGCGAGCTGCCCCCGCGCACGGACCCCCCGggccacacacagaggcaggggaaggaggaggaggaggaggaggaggaggaggagggtcggCATCAAGAAGGTGAAAGCattgtggaggagagaggagaagttGGAGGAGAGTCAGTCGTATGTAAAACAGAGGACGGAGCGGGCCTCGGAGGGACATTGAACCTCGATGCAGCGCATGCGCCCCTGCCCAGCGTCCAGCAGACACCAGGGGAGTCGGGGCAGGAGAGCTCTGTGCCAGCACAgtctgtggaggtggaggaggcagtgGCTCTACTCAAGGCCTGTAGTATTGCTCAGCAGGTCGAGGACACCGCTCCAGTACACACCGGCACCGGCCCGCTGCAGGGTGCGCCCGGGGACGGGACAGAGAACAAACCTCTGACAGAGTCCTCCCAGACTCTGGACCCCCGCCCAGCTCGGGACGTGTCTCCGCCGGCCCGGCCTTGCCCGACACCGGGCCTGGACGTCACCCAGGTGGGCATGAGCAAGAGGGGCGCGGCCGGCCTAcgggagctcctcctcctccaccacggccCCGCCCAGCCCAACTCTCTCCGGGAGAACCTTCTGGAGAGCCTGAGGAGAACTCTGAACGAGTGGCGCACCGACGGGACGCGTGTGTTCCTGTACGGCCCGGACCCCGCCCCCGTCACGGgctcagaggaggagaaagacgaaggactgggggaggaggagctggatgaGGATGACCTTGaggaggatgtggtggtggtggtggcgggcaGGATGGAGGACGGAGGGCGAGGGCTGCGGGCCAGGCCCAGCGCCCCGGCCCCAGACTACGACACGCTGCAGCAGGAGACCCGGGAGCAGGAGCTCCGCGTGCAGGAGTTCTACCAGGGGAGCTGCGTCCTGCCTGGGGACGCGGAGCAGCCCGCCGGACACccccag GCTCCAGCCCAGGGCCGGGACACCAaggaccccatcctgccccTGGTGGACTCCCAGGCCCAGACCCTCATCCAGAAACGCATCACTGTGGACCAGCTCaccaggag ccTGAGGAACATCGTGGGCCCTCTTGGTCTGACCATGACCGACGTGTCCACACACCTCAACGACCTGGTCCGCACCTTCAG TTTCACCAACACCAACATCATCCACAGACCCCCGGAGTGGACCCTGATAGCTGTGGTCCTACTCCACCT gttGGCGGAGGTGTCGGCCGCGGTGCAAGGGGCCCTGGCGGCCCCAGGGTCCGTGCAGCACGTCAACAAGCTGCTGCGGGAGCTGAGTCTGCAGCGGCCAGATCTGCTGACCTTACTCCAACTCTTCAGGACCCTAGCGCACTGA
- the gfi1aa gene encoding growth factor independent 1A transcription repressor a, with the protein MPRSFLVKSKKAHSYHQQRYLEDDFIRLDTVLAYASAEHKATVEFEGSLEAQEEARRRQALLSPESRVGRTAHPSSCSPRSYEGSVCDRSSSDYDLWRPPSPSSSPDSESRSVRIVEDGHHFNSPFAPYAAWTSFPGSEMRHLVERTYQHVQRPREPDSPVSLYGPDDHGPADPRYAPQQGALHGGCYPDYASTVARKKYRIQDEEAYLNLKQKPKEIKSEHDRSFPNTEAVNGSYTCMKCCKVFSTPHGLEVHVRRSHSGTRPFECEICGKTFGHAVSLDQHRAVHSQERSFNCKICGKSFKRSSTLSTHLLIHSDTRPYPCQYCGKRFHQKSDMKKHTFIHTGEKPHKCQVCGKAFSQSSNLITHSRKHTGFKPFGCDQCGKGFQRKVDLRRHKETQHGLK; encoded by the exons ATGCCTCGGTCCTTCCTTGTGAAGAGTAAGAAAGCCCACAGCTACCACCAGCAGCGGTACCTGGAGGACGACTTCATCCGGCTCGACACCGTGCTGGCCTACGCCTCTGCAG AGCACAAAGCTACGGTGGAGTTTGAGGGAAGTCTGGAGGCGCAGGAGGAGGCCCGCCGGCGCCAGGCCCTGCTGTCCCCGGAGTCCCGGGTGGGGCGCACGGCGCACCCCTCGTCCTGCTCCCCGCGGAGCTACGAGGGCAGCGTGTGTGACCGTTCATCCTCCGACTACGACCTCTGGCGTCCCCCGtctccgtcctcctccccaG ACTCAGAGAGCCGCTCCGTGAGGATCGTGGAGGACGGCCACCACTTCAACAGCCCGTTCGCTCCTTACGCCGCCTGGACGTCGTTCCCCGGCTCGGAGATGAGGCACCTGGTCGAGAGGACCTACCAGCATGTCCAGAGGCCCCGGGAGCCCGACTCACCGGTCAGCCTCTATGGGCCCGACGACCACGGCCCCGCCGACCCCCGTTACGCACCGCAGCAGGGCGCCCTGCACGGTGGATGTTATCCGGACTATGCTTCCACCGTCGCGCGCAAAAAATACCGGATTCAGGACGAGGAGGCTTATCTAAACCTTAAGCAGAAGCCGAAGGAAATTAAATCGGAACATGATCGGAGCTTTCCCAACACCGAGGCCGTGAACGGCTCCTACACATGTATGAAGTGCTGCAAG GTGTTCTCCACGCCGCACGGCCTGGAGGTCCACGTGCGCCGCTCGCACAGCGGGACGCGACCCTTCGAGTGCGAGATCTGCGGGAAGACCTTTGGCCACGCGGTGAGCCTGGATCAGCACCGGGCCGTCCACTCACAG GAGAGGAGCTTCAACTGTAAGATATGCGGGAAAAGCTTCAAGCGCTCTTCCACGCTGTCCACGCATCTGCTCATCCACTCGGACACGCGCCCGTACCCGTGCCAGTACTGCGGAAAGCGCTTCCATCAGAAGTCCGACATGAAGAAGCACACATTCATCCACACAG GGGAGAAGCCCCACAAGTGCCAGGTGTGCGGCAAGGCCTTCAGCCAGAGCTCCAACCTCATCACGCACAGCCGCAAACACACGGGGTTCAAGCCCTTCGGCTGCGACCAGTGCGGCAAAGGGTTCCAGCGGAAAGTGGATTTGCGGAGACACAAAGAGACGCAACACGGACTGAAGTAA
- the dipk1aa gene encoding divergent protein kinase domain 1A, translating into MAKGLFPRAWVKKSFYFQARISFVRVKYLFLSWLAVLVGSWVLYGQYSTYTELCRGHECKTAICDKYKRGMIDGSACSSLCDKETLSMGRCLSTLPNNQVYTGSWGDLEGIIRCRLGDAGPYELGEEPEPRREAPVFDTPTRGTSVEKFREMVSNHLKSKLGEQANLASLVSQILFVADGNKDGRVSLPEARSTWALLQMDEVLLGLLLQDHGHTPRLLGFCGDLYMTEVVPYGPLYGLALPWPLVSWVPGGVQRSMDQWFTPSWPRKAKISMGLLELVEDLFHGTYGSFLICDLAAAHFGYTERHELRLTDTRAVVAEDEFRRTMRSRRCETDADCVYGVDCRTSCDAALRRCREEAERPNLAKACGTLKDYLLRGAPAGLGEELERQLYACMALGGDPAGGQMNMEHSLILNNLKALLWRQISHTKDS; encoded by the exons ATGGCGAAGGGTCTGTTTCCACGGGCCTGGGTGAAAAAGTCCTTCTACTTTCAG GCTCGCATCTCCTTTGTGCGGGTGAAGTACCTGTTCCTGAGCTGGCTGGCGGTGCTGGTGGGGAGCTGGGTGCTGTACGGACAGTACTCCACCTACACAGAGCTCTGCAGGGGGCACGAGTGCAAGACGGCCATC tgtgatAAATACAAGAGGGGTATGATTGACGGCTCCGCCTGCAGCAGTCTGTGTGATAAGGAAACACTCTCTATGGGAAGATGCCTCTCCACGCTCCCTAACAACCAG GTGTACACGGGGAGCTGGGGGGACCTGGAAGGCATCATCCGCTGCCGGCTGGGCGACGCGGGGCCCTacgagctgggggaggagcctgagCCGCGCAGGGAGGCGCCCGTGTTTGACACGCCCACAAGGGGCACGTCGGTGGAGAAGTTCAGGGAGATGGTGTCCAACCACCTCAAG tcCAAGCTAGGGGAGCAGGCCAACCTCGCTAGCCTGGTCAGTCAAATCCTCTTTGTCGCCGATGGCAACAAGGACGGCAGGGTGTCCCTGCCCGAAGCCCGATCCACTTGGGCTCTCCTCCAGATGGACGAG GTGCTGCTGGGCCTGCTGCTCCAGGACCACGGCCACACCCCTCGGCTGCTGGGCTTCTGCGGGGACCTGTACATGACCGAGGTGGTCCCCTACGGGCCCCTGTACGGCCTGGCCCTCCCCTGGCCGCTGGTGTCCTGGGTGCCGGGCGGCGTGCAGAGGAGCATGGACCAGTGGTTCACGCCCTCCTGGCCCCGCAAGGCCAAGATCTCCATGGGGCtcctggagctggtggaggacctCTTCCACGGCACTTACGGCAGCTTCCTCATCTGCGACCTGGCCGCCGCCCACTTTGGCTACACCGAGCGCCACGAGCTGCGGCTCACCGACACGCGCGCCGTGGTCGCCGAGGATGAGTTCCGCCGCACCATGCGCTCGCGCCGCTGCGAGACGGACGCCGACTGCGTGTACGGCGTGGACTGCCGCACGTCCTGCGACGCGGCGCTGAGGCGCTGCCGCGAGGAGGCCGAGCGGCCCAACCTGGCCAAGGCGTGCGGCACGCTGAAGGACTACCTGTTGCGGGGGGCGCCGGCGGGGCTGGGCGAGGAGCTGGAGAGGCAGCTGTACGCCTGCATGGCGCTGGGGGGGGACCCGGCCGGCGGCCAGATGAACATGGAGCACTCGCTAATCCTCAACAACCTCAAGGCGCTGCTGTGGAGGCAGATCTCCCACACCAAGGACTCATGA
- the glmna gene encoding glomulin, FKBP associated protein a, whose translation MALEQLSDVVQKCQAVQDDKYSPEDYDVFNTAGRTCIEEGHSAQVLSILVDEKNQAMVKCMGWNLLDPLVQVMLKQEVKNRPHCQAILKHLLKVCSPKELLVGLLEQVEEAPVELLVSAFLLLLKPLKEVLMRLGEQKASSLGMVLATLLEQVAKLPTPRSREQEADDFHPLCHCCTSLMAFVRPFVDEARASLAGPREETPSQAGGERGGGGGRGRPNKEDELRVELLKFCMKSLSEPLLQVQLQDSDPLAVSPLREFALDVLSSLTAIGESLPSLVSHPVLRKRRAEGFLEEEVRYPKESLASLAHLLFVHHVAIDTFPAVYSPIFMLRCNMEHINLLLSRTEEHCIHKGQELYEKSLVTVVDGSVSVNELEIKTFTSVPQNLVKIMTLCPAHHLRTKGLKLLQLSIDKFDVEAKYKFFECMLKVSSHSGVEGYIIKNIRSQIDFSLKPGNENDWFLGAHLMPLLRQVLVLPDGPETDLLQNLDRLMESLNLLRYLVLRDKVTQNQTGVWTELTHLEERFMRPLRVGLNMSRAHYEMELQRTMAGHKGKVKGDSMLSVAVGDEQLPHMTSESQIQALHSALHTFDMMESVLVRVEEVVQESS comes from the exons ATGGCCCTCGAACAACTCAGTGATGTGGTTCAGAAATGT CAAGCAGTGCAAGACGACAAGTACAGCCCAGAGGACTACGATGTGTTCAACACCGCTGGGCGGACCTGCATCGAGGAGGGACACAGTGCACAGGTCCTCAGTATCCTGGTGGATGAAAAgaatcag GCCATGGTGAAGTGCATGGGCTGGAACCTGCTGGACCCGCTGGTCCAGGTCATGCTGAAGCAGGAGGTGAAGAACCGGCCTCACTGCCAAGCCATCCTCAAGCACCTGCTCAAG GTGTGCAGCCCCAAGGAGCTGTTGGTGGGCCtgctggagcaggtggaggaggcgccCGTGGAGCTGCTAGTGAGCgccttcctgctccttctcaAGCCTTTGAAAGAGG tGCTGATGCGTCTGGGGGAGCAGAAGGCCTCCTCCCTGGGCATGGTGCTCGCCACCCTGCTGGAGCAGGTGGCCAAGCTGCCCACGCCGCGCAGCAGGGAGCAGGAGGCGGACGACTTCCACCCGCTCTGCCACTGCTGCACCAGCCTCATGGCCTTCGTCAGGCCCTTCGTGGACGAGGCCAGGGCGAGCCTGGCCGGCCCCCGGGAGGAGACGCCCAGCCAGgcggggggagagcgagggggagggggagggagagggcggccCAACAAGGAGGATGAGCTCAGGGTGGAGCTGCTCAAGTT TTGTATGAAGAGTCTGAGCGAGCCTCTCCTTCAAGTGCAGCTCCAGGATTCAGACCCGCTGGCCGTCTCTCCGCTCCGGGAGTTCGCCCTGGATGTTTTG agCAGCCTCACCGCCATCGGGGAGAGCCTGCCCAGCCTGGTGAGCCACCCggtgctgaggaagaggagggcggagggcttcctggaggaggaggtgcgttACCCCAAAGAGTCCCTGGCCAGCCTGGCCCACCTGCTGTTCGTCCACCACGTCGCCATCGACACCTTTCCCGCCGTCTACAG tccgATCTTCATGCTGAGGTGCAATATGGAGCACATCAACCTGCTGCTGTCAAG AACTGAGGAGCATTGTATCCACAAAGGCCAG GAGCTGTACGAGAAGAGTTTGGTGACGGTGGTCGATGGCAGCGTCTCTGTGAACGAGCTGGAGATCAAGACCTTCACCAGTGTTCCCCAG AATTTAGTAAAGATCATGACCTTATGTCCAGCTCATCACTTG AGAACTAAAGGCCTCAAactgctgcagctcagcatCGATAAGTTTGATGTGGAAGCCAAGTACAAATTCTTTGA GTGTATGCTGAAGGTAAGCAGCCACTCAGGGGTGGAGGGCTACATCATCAAGAACATCCGCAGCCAGATCGACTTCTCCCTCAAG CCAGGGAATGAGAACGACTGGTTCCTGGGAGCCCACCTCATGCCTCTGCTGCGCCAGGTGCTCGTCCTCCCAGACGGACCCGAGACGGACCTGCTGCAGAACCTGGACCG GTTAATGGAGTCTCTGAACCTGCTGCGCTACCTGGTCCTCAGAGACAAGGTGACACAGAACCAG ACGGGGGTCTGGACGGAGCTGACCCACCTGGAGGAGCGCTTCATGCGGCCCCTGCGCGTGGGCCTCAACATGTCCAGGGCCCACTACGAGATGGAGCTCCAGAGGACCATGGCCGGCCACAAGGGAAAGGTCAAAGGTGACTCCATGCTCTCTGTTGCCGTTGGAGACGAGCAGCTGCCACACATGACGTCAGAGTCTCAGATACAG GCTCTGCACTCTGCGCTGCACACGTTCGacatgatggagagcgtgttgGTGCGGGTGGAGGAGGTCGTCCAGGAGAGCTCTTAG